A genome region from Nocardia sp. NBC_00565 includes the following:
- a CDS encoding ABC transporter permease, whose translation MTGFLLRRALNYVVLLLLASFLTFSLASLTFTPLDSLEQRNPRPPQAVIDAKAEQLHLNEPIPQRYISWLKGIPQGDFGQTLAGQPVSEELPRRVLVSLRLLIIGSIVGTVLGVLIGAAGAIRQYKFSDYFTTVISLLVLSTPVFLLATLLKYGALEVNTLTGSQIFLYTGETSANKINGFFPQLLDRLQHLVLPTAGLALGAMAGYSRYQRNAMLDVLQSDFIRTARAKGLTRNKALYKHGLRTALIPMATLFAYSLGGLITGATFTEKIFGWHGVGEWLVNSINAQDLYVVVTVTAFAGLVVLVSGLLSDVVYAILDPRVRVG comes from the coding sequence ATGACCGGCTTCCTGCTACGACGCGCGCTCAATTATGTCGTGCTGTTGCTGCTGGCTTCGTTCCTGACATTCAGTCTGGCGTCGCTCACGTTTACGCCGCTGGATAGTCTCGAACAGCGCAATCCACGTCCGCCGCAGGCGGTGATCGATGCCAAGGCCGAGCAGCTGCATCTCAACGAGCCGATCCCCCAGCGCTATATCTCCTGGCTGAAGGGCATCCCGCAGGGTGACTTCGGCCAGACGCTGGCCGGTCAGCCGGTCAGCGAGGAGCTGCCACGGCGGGTGCTGGTGAGTCTGCGGCTGCTGATCATCGGTTCGATCGTCGGCACCGTGCTCGGCGTGTTGATCGGTGCGGCCGGGGCCATCCGGCAATACAAATTCAGTGATTACTTCACCACGGTCATCTCGCTGCTGGTGCTCAGCACGCCGGTGTTCCTGCTCGCGACATTGCTGAAATACGGTGCGCTGGAAGTGAATACGCTCACCGGCTCGCAGATTTTCCTCTATACCGGCGAGACCTCGGCGAACAAGATCAACGGCTTCTTCCCGCAATTGCTCGACCGCCTGCAGCATCTGGTGCTGCCGACGGCCGGTCTCGCGCTCGGCGCGATGGCCGGCTACAGCCGCTACCAACGCAACGCCATGCTCGACGTGCTGCAGAGCGATTTCATCCGCACCGCCCGCGCCAAGGGTCTGACCCGCAACAAGGCGCTGTACAAGCACGGCCTGCGCACCGCGCTCATCCCGATGGCGACGTTGTTCGCCTACAGCCTCGGCGGTCTGATCACCGGTGCGACCTTCACCGAGAAGATCTTCGGTTGGCACGGTGTCGGGGAGTGGCTGGTCAACTCGATCAATGCCCAGGACCTCTACGTGGTCGTCACGGTGACGGCCTTCGCCGGTCTGGTGGTGCTGGTGTCGGGTCTGCTCTCCGACGTGGTGTACGCGATTCTCGACCCGAGGGTGCGTGTGGGATGA
- a CDS encoding ABC transporter permease: MTEAEIIVQGAPEITAASGRRKLVLRRFLRNKAAVAGVIVLLVLVLVSYVLPYFWTWDYQELDGTALRKPPSPDHPFGTDAIGHDVLAQTLRGMQKSLIIGFCVALISTTIAALTGSIAGLIGGFTDKAIMWLVDLLLVVPSFIIVALFAPKTKGSGSIILLILLLSVFGWMISARIVRGLTMSLREREFVKAARYMGAPTRTVILSHILPNIASILIIDTTLSVGASIMAETGLSFLGFGVQSPDVSLGTLIASGTASALTFPWLFMFAGGLLIVIVLSANLVGDGLRDAFDPSAKRARSRKKENA, translated from the coding sequence ATGACAGAAGCCGAGATCATTGTTCAAGGCGCACCCGAGATCACCGCTGCATCGGGTCGACGCAAGCTCGTCCTGCGCCGCTTCCTGCGCAACAAAGCCGCCGTGGCGGGTGTGATCGTGCTGCTGGTCCTGGTCCTGGTCAGCTATGTGCTGCCGTACTTCTGGACGTGGGACTACCAGGAACTCGACGGCACGGCACTGCGCAAACCACCCAGCCCCGACCATCCCTTCGGCACCGACGCCATCGGCCACGACGTACTGGCCCAGACCCTGCGCGGTATGCAGAAATCGCTGATCATCGGCTTCTGTGTGGCCCTCATCAGCACCACTATCGCGGCACTGACGGGTTCGATCGCCGGACTCATCGGCGGTTTCACCGATAAGGCCATCATGTGGTTGGTCGACCTGCTGCTGGTGGTGCCGAGCTTCATCATCGTGGCGCTGTTCGCGCCGAAGACGAAGGGCAGCGGCTCCATCATCCTGCTGATCCTGCTGCTGAGCGTCTTCGGCTGGATGATCAGCGCGCGCATCGTGCGCGGGCTGACGATGAGCCTGCGCGAACGCGAATTCGTCAAGGCCGCACGGTATATGGGCGCGCCGACCAGGACGGTGATCCTCAGCCATATCCTGCCGAATATCGCCTCGATCCTGATCATCGACACCACGCTGTCGGTGGGCGCGTCGATCATGGCCGAAACCGGTTTGAGCTTCCTCGGCTTCGGTGTGCAGTCGCCGGATGTCTCGCTCGGCACGCTGATCGCCTCGGGCACCGCGTCGGCGCTCACCTTCCCCTGGCTGTTCATGTTCGCCGGTGGACTGCTGATCGTCATCGTGCTCTCGGCGAATCTGGTCGGTGACGGATTGCGTGACGCGTTCGACCCCAGCGCAAAACGGGCCCGCTCGCGGAAGAAGGAAAACGCATGA
- a CDS encoding ABC transporter ATP-binding protein produces MTGPDKVAIEKSSTAPLLEVSDLRVSFPSEEGRIDAVRGVNYTVSDGEVLAIVGESGSGKSVSSLAVIGLLPEQARINGSIRLRGRELLGLGDRQLSKLRGRSISMVFQDPLSALTPVYRVGDQVAEALLAHTDMTGKEAAARAVELLDLVGIPDPALRAKAFPHEFSGGMRQRVVIAMAIANDPALIICDEPTTALDVTVQAQILNLLRKARDITGAGVIMITHDMGIAATLADRIAVMYAGKIVETAPATELFAAPRMPYTVGLLGSIPRMDSPPRSPLIPIVGAPPAMHALPPGCSFAPRCPIAIDDCRAAEPPLEKTGPGHAAACIRTAEVTSADLFDAYRQEITEPSAEAETDERVVLRVSDLVKTYPITSGVVFKRRKGEVRAVDGISFEVRAGRTLALVGESGSGKSTTLTQILELAEPESGTIEIMGSDIATLTKARKREIRRKMQIVFQDPTAALDPRLPIFDVLAEPMRIDGRPRAEIAKRVPELLEQVGLRTEHADRYPADFSGGQKQRISIARALALDPEILVLDEPVSSLDVSIQAGVLNLLRNLQTEHGLSYLFVSHDLSVVRNLAHDIAVMYRGKIVEAGAAEQIFDHPRNDYTRALIDAVPVPVVSQ; encoded by the coding sequence ATGACGGGGCCCGATAAGGTCGCGATCGAGAAGAGCTCCACCGCACCGCTGTTGGAGGTCTCCGATCTGCGCGTCTCCTTCCCCAGCGAGGAGGGCCGCATCGACGCGGTGCGCGGAGTGAACTACACGGTCTCCGATGGCGAAGTCCTCGCCATCGTCGGCGAATCCGGTTCCGGCAAATCGGTCTCCTCGCTCGCGGTGATCGGGCTGCTGCCGGAGCAGGCGCGGATCAACGGCTCCATCCGGCTGCGCGGGCGCGAACTGCTCGGCCTGGGCGATCGCCAATTGTCCAAGCTGCGTGGACGGTCCATCAGCATGGTGTTCCAGGACCCGCTCTCGGCGCTGACGCCGGTGTACCGGGTCGGCGATCAGGTCGCCGAAGCGCTCCTCGCACATACCGATATGACCGGCAAGGAAGCCGCCGCGCGGGCGGTGGAGCTGCTGGATCTGGTGGGTATTCCGGATCCGGCGTTGCGCGCCAAGGCCTTTCCGCACGAGTTCTCCGGCGGTATGCGCCAGCGCGTGGTCATCGCCATGGCCATCGCCAACGATCCCGCACTGATCATCTGCGATGAGCCGACCACCGCACTCGATGTCACGGTGCAGGCGCAGATCCTGAATCTGCTGCGCAAGGCGCGCGATATCACGGGCGCGGGCGTCATCATGATCACCCACGACATGGGTATCGCGGCCACGCTCGCCGACCGGATCGCGGTGATGTACGCCGGAAAGATCGTCGAAACCGCCCCAGCGACAGAGCTTTTCGCGGCACCACGGATGCCGTACACGGTGGGCCTGCTCGGCTCCATCCCGCGCATGGACAGTCCACCGCGCAGCCCGCTGATCCCGATCGTCGGCGCGCCGCCCGCCATGCACGCGCTGCCGCCGGGCTGTTCCTTCGCGCCGCGCTGCCCGATCGCGATCGACGACTGCCGCGCGGCCGAGCCGCCGCTGGAGAAGACCGGCCCCGGCCATGCGGCCGCGTGCATCCGCACCGCGGAGGTCACCTCCGCCGATCTGTTCGACGCCTACCGCCAGGAGATTACGGAGCCGAGCGCCGAGGCGGAGACGGATGAACGTGTGGTGCTGCGGGTATCGGATCTGGTGAAGACCTACCCGATCACCTCCGGGGTGGTGTTCAAACGGCGCAAGGGCGAGGTCCGCGCGGTCGACGGCATCAGTTTCGAGGTGCGCGCCGGGCGCACGCTGGCGCTGGTCGGCGAGTCCGGTTCCGGAAAATCCACCACGCTCACCCAGATTCTCGAACTGGCCGAACCGGAATCGGGCACCATCGAGATCATGGGCAGCGATATCGCGACCCTGACCAAGGCGCGCAAACGCGAGATCCGCCGGAAGATGCAGATCGTGTTCCAAGACCCGACGGCCGCACTGGATCCGCGGCTGCCGATCTTCGACGTACTCGCCGAACCGATGCGCATCGACGGCCGTCCGCGCGCCGAAATCGCCAAGCGGGTGCCGGAACTGCTCGAACAGGTCGGCCTGCGCACCGAACACGCCGACCGCTATCCCGCCGACTTCTCCGGTGGCCAGAAGCAGCGCATCAGCATCGCCCGCGCGCTGGCGCTGGATCCGGAGATTCTCGTCCTCGACGAACCGGTGTCGTCATTGGACGTGTCGATCCAGGCGGGTGTGCTGAATCTGCTGCGCAACCTGCAGACCGAACACGGTCTGTCCTATCTGTTCGTCTCACATGATCTTTCGGTGGTCCGCAATCTGGCCCACGACATCGCGGTGATGTATCGCGGGAAGATCGTCGAAGCCGGGGCCGCCGAACAGATCTTCGACCATCCACGCAACGACTACACCCGAGCGTTGATCGATGCAGTGCCGGTGCCGGTCGTCAGCCAATAG
- a CDS encoding ABC transporter family substrate-binding protein, which translates to MGSSPTRGTRSRVMWAAPVVALSLIAAGCGAGGDSTAGLSDTLGTTNDINPKSVDELRDGGNLRLATTTYPANWNTLSNDGNDGEIADIERSMMPRAFDTDAAGELSINKDYFTDIALTSTNPQQVTYTINPKAVWSDGNPITWEDMKSEADALSGKDKRFLIAITNGFEFVDKVERGVDDRQAILTFSHPYAEWRGQFAGNAALFPKSVTADPDSFNNSLANAMGPSAGPFQVVSTDRAQGRIVLGHNPKWWGNKPKLDTITYSVLDHSAWTTALQNNELDLIQLTTVDDVQTVRNTGGLVVRRAPGNRWRHITFNGAPGSILSDPKVRVAVSKAIDRQAIVTAIQNGLVENPKPLNNHIFLQGQAGYQDNSLGFDPEAAARELDAAGWKLNGDVREKDGRKLVIRDVMYNDPTWVQIAQIIQQNLAKIGVGLTIDTKPGAGYFTDVIQPGDFDAAQFIWSGDAFAFSSIRQAYYYDPNDLQGNYARVGSPELNALIDRTLSELDPKKALELANEVDRQVFEEGHSLPLMQSDGSFGVRAELANVGSPGLASYDYTKIGFVK; encoded by the coding sequence ATGGGATCGAGCCCAACTCGGGGAACCCGAAGTCGAGTCATGTGGGCGGCACCGGTTGTCGCGCTGAGCCTGATCGCGGCGGGTTGTGGTGCGGGCGGCGATTCGACGGCGGGGCTGTCGGACACGCTGGGCACGACCAACGACATCAACCCGAAGAGCGTCGACGAACTGCGCGATGGCGGGAATCTGCGGCTGGCGACCACGACGTACCCGGCGAACTGGAACACGCTGTCCAACGACGGCAATGACGGTGAAATCGCCGATATCGAGCGATCGATGATGCCGCGCGCTTTCGATACCGATGCCGCGGGCGAATTGTCGATCAATAAGGACTATTTCACCGATATCGCGCTGACCAGCACCAACCCACAGCAGGTCACCTACACGATCAACCCGAAAGCTGTCTGGTCCGACGGCAATCCGATCACCTGGGAAGACATGAAGTCCGAGGCCGACGCGCTCAGCGGCAAGGACAAGCGCTTCCTGATCGCCATCACCAATGGTTTCGAATTCGTGGACAAGGTGGAGCGCGGCGTCGACGACCGCCAGGCCATCCTGACCTTCAGCCATCCCTACGCCGAGTGGCGCGGCCAGTTCGCAGGCAACGCTGCACTGTTCCCGAAATCCGTGACCGCCGACCCGGATTCGTTCAACAACAGCCTGGCCAACGCGATGGGGCCGAGCGCGGGACCGTTCCAGGTCGTCTCGACCGACCGTGCACAGGGTCGAATCGTGCTGGGCCACAATCCGAAATGGTGGGGTAACAAGCCCAAGCTCGACACCATCACCTACAGCGTGCTCGATCACTCCGCGTGGACGACGGCGCTGCAGAACAACGAGCTCGACCTGATACAGCTCACCACGGTCGACGACGTTCAGACAGTGCGCAATACCGGGGGCCTGGTGGTACGCCGCGCGCCGGGTAATCGCTGGCGCCACATCACCTTCAATGGGGCGCCGGGGTCCATCCTGTCGGATCCGAAGGTGCGAGTGGCCGTCTCGAAGGCCATCGATCGGCAGGCGATCGTCACCGCGATCCAGAACGGACTCGTCGAGAATCCGAAGCCGCTGAACAATCACATCTTCCTGCAGGGGCAGGCCGGCTACCAGGACAACAGCCTGGGCTTCGACCCCGAGGCCGCCGCGCGCGAACTCGACGCGGCGGGGTGGAAACTCAATGGCGACGTCCGGGAGAAGGACGGGCGCAAACTCGTCATCCGCGATGTCATGTACAACGATCCGACCTGGGTGCAGATCGCCCAGATCATCCAGCAGAACCTCGCGAAGATCGGTGTGGGGCTGACCATCGATACCAAGCCGGGCGCCGGATACTTCACCGACGTCATCCAGCCGGGCGACTTCGACGCCGCCCAGTTCATCTGGTCCGGTGACGCATTCGCATTCAGCAGTATTCGTCAGGCGTACTACTACGACCCGAACGACCTGCAGGGCAATTACGCCCGCGTCGGTTCACCGGAACTCAATGCGCTGATCGACCGCACCCTCTCGGAACTGGATCCGAAAAAGGCGCTCGAGCTGGCCAACGAGGTGGATCGACAGGTCTTCGAGGAGGGTCACTCACTGCCACTGATGCAGAGCGACGGCAGCTTCGGCGTGCGTGCCGAACTCGCCAATGTCGGTTCCCCCGGCCTCGCGTCCTACGACTACACCAAGATCGGATTCGTGAAATGA
- a CDS encoding ABC transporter family substrate-binding protein: MTTARIARQRRVGIRIAAPAVAIALILSGCGSGDDVTAGSSTIGTSNDINPKDASELRDGGNLRLALTNFPATFNASHVDSDAEVADLVGWTLPSSVKSDAAGDITTDTNYFTEIKLTNTNPQTIVYTINPKAAWTDGTPITWEDLKSQADALSGRNPAFQVAATQGYAQIGTIERGIDDRQAIITMAQHYAEWQGLFSTVYPKASTATPQAFDDVDRNGLAVSAGPFMITSIDKAQQRIVLSRNPKWWGDTPKLDTVTYSVLDYSARLNALQNSELDSATVSGIDEVKTASNAPGIKVRRAPAARFSHFTFNGAPGSILADPKLRVAISKGIDRQAIATSAQQGVVVDPKPLNNHIFMSGQKGYQDNAASVAYNPELAAKELDDLGWKLNGDVREKDGRKLEIRDVMYQQESWVQMAQIAQQNLAKIGVKLVIQTYPGNGLFTDVVDPGNFDMVQFTWSGGILPLGALPQIYAYDPANTLSNKGKIGSPELNKLIEQTIAELDPDKAIELANQCDKMIFDEGFSLPIVQSAGTVAVRDGLANYGAFGLASADYTKIGFVK; this comes from the coding sequence ATGACCACAGCACGCATCGCCCGGCAGCGCCGGGTCGGAATTCGGATCGCGGCGCCGGCCGTCGCCATCGCGCTGATCCTGTCGGGGTGTGGGTCGGGCGATGACGTGACGGCGGGGTCCAGCACGATCGGCACCTCCAACGACATCAACCCGAAGGACGCGAGTGAGCTGCGTGACGGCGGGAATCTGCGCCTGGCGCTGACGAATTTCCCGGCGACCTTCAACGCATCACATGTCGACTCGGATGCTGAGGTCGCCGATCTGGTCGGGTGGACGCTGCCGAGTTCGGTCAAATCGGATGCGGCGGGCGACATCACCACCGACACCAACTACTTCACCGAGATCAAACTCACCAATACGAACCCCCAGACGATCGTCTACACGATCAATCCCAAGGCCGCCTGGACTGATGGGACGCCGATTACCTGGGAGGACCTGAAATCCCAGGCCGATGCGCTCAGCGGGCGCAATCCCGCCTTCCAGGTAGCCGCGACCCAGGGCTACGCCCAGATCGGCACGATCGAACGCGGTATCGACGACCGGCAGGCGATCATCACCATGGCCCAGCACTACGCGGAATGGCAGGGCCTGTTCAGCACGGTATATCCGAAGGCGTCGACCGCGACCCCGCAGGCCTTCGACGATGTCGACCGCAATGGGCTCGCGGTATCCGCGGGTCCGTTCATGATCACCTCGATCGACAAGGCACAGCAGCGAATCGTGCTGAGCCGCAATCCGAAGTGGTGGGGGGACACCCCGAAGCTGGATACCGTCACCTACAGCGTGCTCGACTACTCCGCCCGGCTGAACGCGCTGCAGAACAGTGAACTGGATTCGGCGACGGTATCCGGCATCGACGAGGTCAAGACCGCCTCGAACGCGCCGGGTATCAAGGTGCGGCGCGCACCGGCGGCGCGGTTCTCGCACTTCACCTTCAACGGCGCACCCGGCTCGATCCTCGCGGATCCCAAACTGCGCGTCGCCATTTCGAAGGGGATCGACCGGCAGGCCATCGCGACCTCGGCCCAGCAGGGCGTCGTCGTCGACCCCAAACCGCTCAACAACCACATCTTCATGTCGGGTCAGAAGGGCTACCAGGACAACGCGGCCTCAGTGGCCTACAACCCCGAACTGGCCGCCAAGGAACTCGACGATCTCGGGTGGAAGCTCAACGGTGACGTCCGCGAAAAGGACGGCCGCAAGCTGGAAATCCGCGATGTGATGTACCAACAGGAGAGCTGGGTGCAGATGGCCCAGATCGCGCAGCAGAACCTGGCCAAGATCGGCGTCAAGCTGGTCATCCAGACCTATCCGGGCAATGGCCTTTTCACCGATGTGGTCGACCCGGGCAACTTCGATATGGTCCAGTTCACCTGGAGCGGTGGCATTCTCCCGCTCGGCGCGCTGCCGCAGATCTACGCCTATGACCCGGCGAACACGCTGAGCAACAAGGGCAAGATCGGTTCGCCCGAATTGAACAAGCTGATCGAGCAGACCATTGCCGAACTGGATCCCGATAAGGCCATCGAGCTGGCGAACCAGTGCGACAAGATGATCTTCGACGAGGGCTTCTCGCTGCCCATCGTGCAGTCCGCAGGCACCGTCGCGGTGCGCGACGGGCTGGCCAACTACGGCGCGTTCGGCCTGGCCTCGGCGGATTACACCAAGATCGGATTCGTGAAATGA
- a CDS encoding ABC transporter family substrate-binding protein: MRSKVRIRCAIPVVALGLIVTGCSDNSVTPGTVDIGSTNDINPRDRSELRDGGNLRLAITNFPENFNYLHIDGTTDTTASVINPTMPSPWVSNAAGELTVDHNYFTDIKLTNTSPQQVTYTINPQAVWSDGSPITWADLQSEAAALSTRDPGFLISSPSGFDRVEKVERGVDDRQAIVTFNKPYAEWQSQFSPLYPKSVTATPDTFSNADHDTLPVSSGPFMVTGIDRAQNRITLGRNPKWWGDAPKLDTITLSVLDDSAVLPGIQNNEIDYAYMSGIENVTGAKNSKNVVLRRTPEPSWSHLTFNGGKGALLEDPQLRIAISKAIDRQALVSAAQNGVVDNPTPLNNHIYMKGQKGYQDNSSPIAFDPDEAARMLDALGWKLNGDVREKDGRKLELRDVMYQQEAWVQTAQIVQQNLAKVGVKLTIQTVPGQGLFKDVIDPGNFDIAQFSWGGSVLPLGALPQIYAYDPNNPNSQLSNKARIGSPELNALIEETIAELDPAKAIELANKCDQMIFAEGYSIPLQQASGTYAVRDNLANYGAFGLASPDYTKVGFLK; encoded by the coding sequence ATGAGATCGAAAGTTCGCATCAGGTGCGCCATTCCGGTCGTCGCGCTCGGCTTGATCGTGACCGGTTGTTCGGATAACAGCGTGACTCCCGGCACGGTCGATATCGGCAGCACCAATGACATCAACCCGAGGGATCGCAGCGAACTGCGCGACGGCGGCAATCTGCGACTGGCCATCACCAACTTCCCGGAGAACTTCAACTATCTGCATATCGACGGCACGACCGACACCACGGCCTCGGTGATCAATCCGACGATGCCGTCCCCCTGGGTGAGCAATGCCGCGGGAGAACTCACCGTTGATCACAACTACTTCACCGATATCAAGCTGACGAATACCAGCCCCCAGCAGGTCACCTACACGATCAACCCGCAGGCCGTATGGTCCGACGGCAGCCCGATCACCTGGGCAGACCTGCAATCCGAGGCGGCCGCGCTGAGCACCAGGGACCCTGGCTTCCTCATCTCCTCACCCAGCGGGTTCGACCGGGTAGAGAAGGTCGAACGGGGCGTGGATGATCGGCAGGCGATCGTCACCTTCAACAAGCCGTATGCCGAATGGCAGAGTCAATTCAGTCCGCTGTATCCGAAGTCTGTCACCGCCACCCCGGATACGTTCAGCAACGCCGATCACGACACCCTTCCGGTCAGCTCGGGTCCGTTCATGGTCACCGGCATCGATCGCGCGCAGAACCGGATCACGCTGGGCCGCAATCCGAAATGGTGGGGCGATGCCCCGAAACTGGACACGATCACACTCAGCGTGCTCGACGATTCCGCGGTGCTGCCCGGGATCCAGAACAACGAGATCGACTACGCCTATATGTCCGGCATCGAGAATGTGACCGGCGCGAAGAACTCGAAGAATGTGGTGCTGCGGCGCACGCCCGAGCCCAGTTGGTCGCATCTGACCTTCAATGGCGGTAAGGGCGCCCTGCTCGAGGATCCGCAACTGCGCATTGCCATTTCGAAGGCGATCGACCGGCAGGCCCTGGTGAGCGCCGCCCAGAACGGTGTCGTCGACAATCCGACGCCGCTGAACAACCACATCTATATGAAGGGCCAGAAGGGCTACCAGGACAATTCGTCGCCCATCGCATTCGACCCGGATGAGGCGGCGCGGATGCTCGACGCGCTCGGGTGGAAGCTCAATGGCGATGTCCGCGAAAAGGATGGCCGCAAGCTGGAACTGCGCGATGTGATGTACCAGCAGGAAGCCTGGGTGCAGACCGCGCAGATCGTGCAGCAGAACCTGGCGAAGGTCGGGGTGAAGCTGACCATCCAAACCGTGCCGGGCCAAGGGTTGTTCAAGGACGTGATCGATCCGGGCAACTTCGATATCGCCCAGTTCAGCTGGGGTGGCAGTGTGCTCCCGCTGGGGGCGCTGCCCCAGATCTACGCCTATGACCCGAACAACCCGAACAGTCAGTTGAGCAACAAGGCTCGGATCGGTTCACCGGAACTGAATGCGCTGATCGAAGAGACCATTGCCGAACTGGATCCGGCAAAGGCCATCGAGCTGGCGAACAAATGCGATCAGATGATCTTCGCCGAAGGCTATTCGATCCCTCTGCAACAGGCCTCGGGCACTTACGCCGTGCGCGATAACCTCGCCAACTACGGCGCGTTCGGCCTCGCCTCCCCCGACTACACCAAAGTCGGCTTCCTGAAGTGA
- a CDS encoding FadR/GntR family transcriptional regulator — MALQPVVKRSVSADVFEQIAADVLSGELAPGATLPSERQLAEALGVSRPAVREALQRLAAAGLVAVRQGDATTVLDYRRGAGLEVLPRLLVQAGQLDPKVARSILEARLHNGPKVAELAANRLGKTDSATVRAALAHTVEALAAEQDPIAQQRYAMEFWDHVVDAADSIVFRLMFNMLRTAYEPALAALAPIMSAEVGNVEAYRELAAAIVAGRPKQAATTARALLEPATTALIDVLGGH, encoded by the coding sequence ATGGCGTTGCAACCTGTGGTCAAGCGGTCGGTGTCGGCGGATGTGTTCGAGCAGATCGCGGCGGATGTGCTCAGTGGGGAGTTGGCGCCCGGGGCGACACTGCCCAGTGAGCGGCAGCTGGCCGAGGCGCTGGGGGTTTCGCGGCCTGCGGTGCGGGAGGCGCTGCAGCGGCTGGCGGCGGCCGGGCTGGTCGCGGTGCGGCAGGGGGATGCGACGACAGTGCTGGACTATCGGCGGGGAGCCGGGCTGGAGGTTTTGCCTCGGTTACTAGTGCAGGCGGGTCAGCTGGATCCGAAAGTGGCGCGCAGCATTTTGGAGGCGCGGCTGCACAACGGGCCCAAGGTGGCTGAACTCGCGGCGAACCGGCTCGGGAAAACCGACTCCGCCACGGTGCGCGCCGCATTGGCGCACACGGTCGAAGCGCTTGCCGCCGAACAGGATCCGATCGCACAGCAGCGATACGCGATGGAGTTCTGGGATCACGTCGTCGACGCGGCCGACTCCATCGTCTTCCGGCTGATGTTCAACATGTTGCGCACCGCCTATGAACCCGCGCTCGCGGCACTGGCCCCGATCATGTCCGCCGAGGTGGGCAATGTCGAGGCCTATCGCGAATTGGCCGCCGCCATCGTGGCGGGTCGGCCGAAACAGGCCGCTACCACGGCCCGGGCGCTACTCGAACCGGCGACCACCGCCCTGATCGACGTATTGGGAGGGCACTGA
- a CDS encoding sterol desaturase family protein has product MTKPQSSSKDSTTASVRQDERPLRRGLTLGAAFREFIRHPSPWLIGGTLLAALIARIIVGDWQLTDALVPAVMLAFFPVFEWIVHVTVLHWRPRQLGSIPIDSELARKHREHHVDPRNIPLIFIPTKTLSVLVVVLIALATLAFPRLGLGLTFLLMITLLGFGYEWTHYLIHTDYKPKRSLYRAVWRNHRHHHYKNEHYWFTVTTSGTADRILGTYPDPANTETSPTARHLHSA; this is encoded by the coding sequence ATGACGAAACCCCAGTCATCCAGCAAGGATTCGACCACCGCGAGCGTGCGTCAGGACGAACGGCCCCTGCGTCGCGGCCTCACGCTCGGCGCCGCGTTCCGCGAATTCATTCGGCACCCCTCGCCCTGGCTGATCGGCGGCACCCTGCTCGCGGCCCTCATCGCCCGAATCATCGTGGGCGACTGGCAACTGACCGATGCCCTGGTGCCCGCGGTAATGCTCGCGTTCTTCCCGGTTTTCGAGTGGATCGTGCACGTCACGGTGCTGCACTGGCGGCCGAGACAGCTCGGCTCGATTCCGATCGATAGCGAACTGGCCCGCAAACACCGTGAGCACCATGTGGATCCGCGCAATATCCCGCTGATCTTCATCCCGACCAAGACGCTCTCGGTTCTGGTCGTCGTCCTGATCGCGCTCGCCACGCTGGCGTTTCCCCGCCTCGGTCTCGGCCTGACCTTCCTGCTGATGATCACCCTCCTCGGCTTCGGCTACGAGTGGACCCACTACCTCATCCACACCGACTACAAGCCGAAACGCTCGCTCTACCGGGCGGTTTGGCGCAATCACCGCCACCACCACTACAAGAACGAGCACTACTGGTTCACGGTGACCACCTCCGGCACCGCCGACCGTATCCTCGGCACCTATCCCGATCCGGCGAACACGGAAACTTCCCCGACAGCCCGCCACCTGCACTCGGCCTGA